The candidate division WOR-3 bacterium genomic sequence GAATGTAATGCAAGGATATTAGATTCTACTGATGCACATGGAGAATTAAGTATTCCATTGGAACTCGCTTTCAAAGATGCGGGTGGTCTAAATTTCTTTGGTTTTAGTAAAAAACTTGGACCTGTCGGAGTCGGAATTGGTTATATGCAAAAATCTGGCACGGGTTTCGGCATTGATTTTAACCAAACTGAAACATTAGATATAAACTATCGTATTGTTCAACCCATTAGAGCATCTATTGCACCTGGAATAGACACCACCATTCCAATGACCTGGAATATTTCAGCGCCAATAAGAGTAAATGCATTAGGCAATGGTGATATTTCCTTAGGAAAAACACCTTTCTTTGTAGGAAGCGGTTATTCTTTTGGAATCGGAAGTGTCGGAATCGGATTCAAAATTGCAAGATATTCTGGTAATTTAGGTACAAATATAAAATTTGACGGTAGCACAAATATAACTGCAACCGGAACTCCTGGTGCTCCTTATAAAGGAAATCTGACTGGTATTGCAACGCTCTCAGATACCTTTATCAATGTAATTGGCAATGGCGATTTCCGCGCCAATCGACTTGCATTTATTTTTGGTGGATTGTTACGCGCCGGGTTCTTTAAGATGGGAATCTCATTAGAGCAAGGCTTTAAAACTAATTTATCTGGAAACTACAATCTTACTTCATTGCGAATTTCAGGTGCACCAGATAGTGTAGTAATAACGAGTCCAATTGATTCAATCCGTTTTTATCCTGCTCAATGCAGTATTGCCGGAAACGCCCGGTTCAATGTTCTCCGTAGCCCTAAAACCGGTGACACTCTTGGAGGTCCCCAGACTATTTCTTTACCTGGTTATACTGAACTCAATCTTGGTATTTCATTATCAGTATTTGATTTATATCTTGGTGGAACTTTGCCCAAAAAAGGAGAAGTAAACAATGGAAAAGTCGGTATTCTCTTTAGTGTTCCGTTAACATCTATTACTATTCGTACTGGACTTTTAGCAGTATTAGACTATGCCTATACCACAGATAATGCTGGTAAAGATTTATTTATTCCTTTACGGGTTCCTATTTATGCTGGATTAGGCGCATCTTATCGGACCAAATTTAATTTTATCCCAATGCAACCAGATGCCCAGGTTGATTTTGGAATTAAATCTAATGCAATTCCTTTAATGAGTAATTTTATTCCCAGCGACTTCGAACAAGTAACTAATATCAAGACACCATCATTTTTCTCTCTCTTGAGCTTTAATCTTGGAGTGGGATTAAAGATATAAAAATACAATATCCTCTATCTGTCAAGGGGTTGAGTAAATTCTCAACCCCTTATTTTTATTATTTTATCAAATTGTAAGTGTACTTCTATGTGTATTTTATCGTAACAATTTTCAGAGTATAATATTCTTTGCTGTGCTGTTATTTCATTATCACTTCATTGCTTCGGTCTTAGTGAATTGACGGCGTAAAGCAAAATCATCTAAAGGAATCGGACTCTTTCCTTTTGTAATTAGTTCAGCTAAAAATTTACCAAGTGCAGGTCCAAACATAAACCCATGGCCGCACATTCCGGCTGAAATATAAAATCCTTCAATCGGTGTCCTGTCAACAATTGGATTGCCATCCGGAGTCATTTCATAACTTCCTGCCCATTGTCTGATTATTTTAATTCCTTTTAATTTTGGAACGAGTCTGGCCATCCTCCTTGGCATCTCAGTAATAAATTCACTGGAAGCGTTAATATCATATCCAGGTACATTAGGAATTGGAGTATAACAACCAATAAAATGACCTGTGCCATAATTCTGAATAAAATAACATCCATCTGGACGATAATCAACTAACATTGGGTCAAACAATCGTTCAGTCGCCTCAGTAACCAAACTTTCGTGTCGTTCTGGAACTATAGGAACATCTAATCCCACCATTTTAGCAACATCTTTTGCCCAAGGTCCCGCTGCATTTACTATTATCGGTGCGAAATATTCTTCATTTTTTTCTGTAACAACTGACAAAACTTTATTTTGACTTGTGTTAATCTTTATAACTCTTGTATTAGTTAGAATCCGTCCTTTTTGTTTTTTTATCGCTTCTAAGTATCCGTAAGTAGTTGCGAATGGATTGGCTTGGCCATCGGTCGGACAATATGCACCACCTAAAAGGTCTTGCGTATTTAGACCCTTTACAATTTGAGCACAATCATCAACACTGACAAATCTTACGGGTAATCCGAATTGTTTTTGTATTTCAATCGCCTTAAGATAAGTTTGTTTTTTTTCTTCGGAATGAGCAAGGAAAAGATAGCCGCCTTGATACCATTCAACATCTTTCCCCAGTTCTTCTTTTAAGTTCGAAAAAATTTTTACACTTTGTTTCATTACTAAAATTGATAATGGATGGGTATATTGTTGACGAATACCACCAATACATCTACCTGTCGAACCTGCACAAGGATAATTTTTCTCAATCACTAAAACTTTGATTTTTTTCTTTGCCAAATAATAACCGGTTGCCGCTCCGATAATCCCGGCGCCTATTATAATTGCATCAGCGGTCTTTCTCATTAAATCTATCCCCGTGATGTTTCCGTAGAATATTTTGCTAAAACCTCTATTGGAATCGGTTTCAGCGGTGGACGTGAAGTTGGAAACTTAATTTTTTCAATAGATTGACCGGTCATTTGGCTTAAAATTCGTGCAATCAGCATTAGACAACCCTTTCCTTGACAGTGTCCCATACCACATCTCAAAATTCGCTTTATCTCCTCTAAACTAGTATAACCCTTTTTAATTACTGCAATAATTTCCTTTTCCGTTACTTCTTCACAACGACAAATAACTATTGTTTTTTTCATTTTTTATGTTATTGATTAATAGCCAATCTCACCAATCTTATTGCCCAGTCAAGTAAATTTTTTTGTCTTTTAGGAAAAAACTCAATTTTGACTTCATTAACTTTTGCCTTTTCCTTAGCAAAATCAAGTGCATTGAGCAATCCACCCAAAGAATCAACCAATTTACATTGTCTTGCTTGATTTCCTGTCCAAACTCTACCTTGTCCTACGGAATCAACAAATTCAGGAGTTAAGTTTCGATGTTGGGCAACTTTATTAATAAATTGTGCATAAAAGTCTTGAATCTGTCTTTTCAAGATATCTTTTTCTTGTTCTGTAAATTTTCGGTCTGGTGAAAACATATCAGCATGTTCGCCTCTTTTAATCGTTTCAGTTTTAACACCTAATTTTGTATATAATCCTTGAGTAACAAATTTTAACGAAAATACGCCAATTGAACCAGTAATAGTTGCTGGTGAAGCAAATATTTTGTCGCCTGCCATAGAAATATAATAACCGCCAGAGGCAGAAACAGGTCCCATCGAGACTACCACTGGCTTTTTTTCTTTGGCAAGTGATAATTCCCGCCAGATTAAATCTGAAGCGAAACCGTCGCCACCAGGAGAATCGACGCGCAAAACAATCGCCTTAACATTTTTATCTTTTCGTGCATCCCGAATGGCTTTAACAATAGTATTTGCACCGCAGGTAACACTTCCCGTTAAAGGATCTGTACTACTTTCACCAGTCATAATATCTCCGACAGCATAGACTAAGGCAATTTTAGGTAGTTCGTACCAATCATAAATATACTTTCTTTCTTTATTATATTTAGATGCAGAAATTTTCTTAAAATTCTTAAATTTATTCTTTAAGATACTATCAAGTTCGTCTTCATAACAATAATGGTCAATTAATTTATTTTCTTTGGCTTCCTTGGATGAAAAGAATCCTTGATTTATCTTATTCTCAATTTCTTGTTCGGAAAACTTACGCTCATTTGCAATTGTTTTGATAAGATTTTGATAATAATCATCAAGAATTGAATTAATTACTTCTCGAGTTACCGCTGATAGAGAGTCGCTGGTAAAAGTTTCTGGCGCACTTTTATATTTTCCGATGCGTTCATAATCTACTTCAACTCCAACTTTATCCAAAGTACCTTTAAGTAACATCGGCCGTGAAAATATCCCTGGAATTACAACTTCACCTAAGGGATGAGTAATAATTTCATCCGCACCACATACAAGATAATAATCTTTTATTCCCATACTGGGTGCATAAACAATAATTTTCTTGTTAGATTTCTTGAAATCATCTAAGGCTAATTTTATTTCTTGTGCGATGGCAAAACTCATATCTGGCCCATCTAATTTAAGCACTATGCCAATAACATCTTTGTCATCTCTTGCCTTTTTTATCGTATTCAAAATCTCATAGGTCGTATGTTTAACTGGATTACCCAACAAACTAAATCCTGGTTTTTGGTCAGTAATTCTACCGCTCAATTTCATTTCTAAAAAACACTTTGAAGAGGGAATGAGTCGCCTTCTATCCTGGCTATTCAATCGTAGATATCCTGACCAAATCGGTAACCATTTTTTAGTTGGTGAATTTACAATACTCCCTAATCCAAATTTGCCAAAACTGATACCAGCTTTAACTGAGAACTCACCATAAGTATTTATTTTACCTTTAATCTCAATTCCACTAATCGGCTCGGCTTCTATTCCCAAAGTTGGTCTATACCAATTATCGCTATAAGCATCACAGGTTATAGTATAACGATTGGAAAAAGGTCTAACTCCAATACCAACAACATATTGATTTGGTACTGTCTTCCCAATACTTTGAATAACTGCGCCTATAGATATAAATTTATGCGGCCGTATAATTATACCTGCATCCCAAAAACTAAAGTTTTTTATTTTTCGGTAAGTCAAACCACCAAAAATGCCATCTGAAAATTTATTCCCGGAACTTATTCTAAAATCTTTATTATCAATGTAGGAAATTCCCAAATTGCTTGTTTGTAAAATAAAACTTTGATTGTCCCAAAGATTTCTATCAGTAAAATTATATAGATAATAAAAGTTAAAATCGCGATTAACGCCTAAACCTGCAGGATTGGCTAAAATTGCTAAGGCATCATCTGTAGTTGCGACTGATAGCGGTGAACTACTTATTAAAAAAATACATAAAAAAATAGACATTCCATTCTCCTTCTATTTCATCTTAAAAAATCTTACTTTATTATAAAACTTTTTGGGAACTGCGATTGTAACTATTGCGCATCGGTCAACTGCTTTCGTATCAATAACTTTTTCCACTCGACCCAGACAGACAACTTTACCTTTTCTATCTAAGGCGTTAACTATCTGCCCTTTTTGAGGACGTGGTAAAAATTCATAGGGTAAGGAAATTGCTGATTCTTTTTGATTATAATTTTTATGAACAACAAAAATTGCTAAGCCCGGACATCGAGCAATACATAAACCACAACCATTACAACTATCAAAATTAACCTTAGGAATCTCATTAATACTCCCTTTAATACTAATAACTTTTTTAGGACAGGCATCAACACAAGGATTACACGGAATCTTTTCAACACATTCGACTATTACAACCGGTCCCTTATCAAATCGCTCATTTGATGGTAATAAATACTTTTGCTTTAAATCCTTTTCAGTTAAAACTCCAGTTTTTTGATATGCCATTTCTTTTAGAAACAGTAATTTATTATGCTAATATTAACTATCTTCAATTATTGCTATTTTGACAGTAAAAATAATAAAATATCTGTTTAAATTTATTTCAACTTAATAACTTCCCGATAACCAGGAATATCCATAAAGCCATGACCAGAGACATTAAATGCAATTACTTTCTTTTCTCCACGCTTTTTGGCTTCTAATGCTTGGTCAATTGCACAGCAAATTGAATAAGCAGATTCTGGCGCCGGTAAATAGCCTTCGGTCTCAATAAATATGCGCGCTTGTTGAAAAACATATTTCTCATCACTAGGATAAGCAACCGTATCAATTAGGCCTTTATGTCGCAGATAACTAATAATAGGCGAACAGCCATGATAACGAAGACCGTCGCCCTTAATTGGCTTCATTTTTATTTTATGACCCAAAGTATACATTTTCAAAAGTGGCGTTAATTCTCCGTAGTCAGCGAAATCGTATTTGTATTCACCTTGAAGATTTGGTGCGGATTGACTTTGAGCCGCAATAAATTTTATCTTTTTACCTTTAGTTAGCACATCGCCGACAAACGGTAAAACAAAACCACCGAAATTAGAACCGCCTCCAAGGCAACTTATCATAATATCTGGATAATCACCAAAAATCTCAAATTGTTTTTGAGTCTCTAAACCTATTATTGTTTGGTGTAATAAAACATGATTTAATACTGACCCTAAACAATAAATCGCTTCAGGGTCATTTTTGGCATCTTCAACGCCCTCAGTAATCGCAATGCCTAAAGAACCGGGATGATTCTTATTTTTTTGATACAGCGACCGGCCAAATTTGGTTTTCGGACTGGGCGACGCATATACTTCCGCACCTAATAGTTGCATAAAATTCTTTCGGTCTAATTTCCAATTATGAACTGCCCTAACCCAGTAAATTGTGCATTTCAATCCATTAAGTGCTGCCGCATATGCTAAAGCAGTCCCCCATTGACCAGCACCAGTCTCAGTCGTAACTCTTTTATAACCTTCTTTTTTAGCATAATAACATTGAGCCAATGCAGTATTAACTTTATGACTTCCGGTCGGTGAAAAAAATTCGCCTTTGTAATATAAACGGGCAGGTGTATCTAATTTCTTTTCCAAATTATATGCTCTAAATAATGGTCTGGGTCGAGCCGCTTGAAGATATAACTGTTGTAATTCTTCAGGAATATCAATCCAGCGTTCGGTAGACATTTCTTGTTTAAGACACTCAGCTAAAAGTATTTTAGGTAAATTAGCCAGTCTCGATTCACCTGTAGGTGGGTCTTTTGGTGGAGGAAAATCTGGTCCAATATCAGCAAGAATATTATACCATTGTTTAGGAATATCATTAAAACTAAGATTCACTGCTCGTATTTTTTTCATTATGCCCCCATAAATAACTGCCTACTATAATTTGCATTTTACCAAAATCATAGAATGATATTAAATATTATAAAAAAACATCTATGTGTCAAGGATTAAAATTAAAGTTCTCTAAAAAGTTCTTTTAATCAGGAAAGCGAGGCAAAGGCACAATCCGAAGCGTTATCGAGCGCAGCCAAAATAAAACGAATGGGAATCAAAAAATCCCGAGACCTATCTAGGATTGAAAATGGAAAAAACTAAAATTAGATATTTTCGGGTTCTGCTGTTTTCACATTTTGGGCATTTTTCAAAATTTATATAAATATAACTTAAAAAACCACTCAATAAAATATCAATGATTTCGTCAATATGAATTTAGTATCAAAGAAATTATGCAAACATACAATCACTTTCTATATGGTTAACGATATAGGTGATAAAAAGCAACTTTTATAGTTTTTTCAATACAATTCAATAGAGTTAGAAAAAAACAATGCTATGCAATATATATCCAAATAAATTTTCAAGTAAAAATCAAAACCTTTAATCACGAAAAATTTTAATATCTTTTATCTAAAATAAAAAGCCCCGAGATAGACTCGGGGCTTAAAGATTCAAAGTTTTTATTTGTAAAGAAGTCTAAGATTGGGGACAGTTTGGAAATATGCTTTTGTAATTGTAATNNNNNNNNNNNNNNNNNNNNNNNNNNNNNNNNNNNNNNNNNNNNNNNNNNNNNNNNNNNNNNNNNNNNNNNNNNNNNNNNNNNNNNNNNNNNNNNNNNNTAAAAATCAACTTTACTTGCAGCATCAGTTGCAGTCATTGAATAGGTGAATGCAGAACCATCAGTGACGGTAAACCCTAAACCGCTATTACCTGCGGCATTTAACTCATTCAATGTAATATTTGGTGTTTCCTTAGGAATGGTTGTTTTAATTGCCGTTGGATCGGACTCCTCGTCACCTTTATATGCTGTAACTTTATAATCACCTGTCTTTTTGTTGGGGTCGTGGATATATGAAGTTGTAGTAGAGCCGGTAAGTTTTATTCTTTGCCAAGTATCTGAACCGGCGGCTTTGAAATAGACATAATAACCATCTGTAGCTTCGGTTGGTGCATCCCAAGTCAGTTTAACTTTTAACCCATTATCCGTACCAACAAGTTTTAGATTAGTGGGTGCACTCGGCGCAGTGACTTTTTCGCAATTAACAAAAAATAAAAATAATATAAATATTACCCAAAAGACAGCAATGAATTTGCGAGTCATTTTATCCTCCTATTTAACGGCCTTTAGGTGCTGGCGGCACTGGTTTGGGTGCCGGTTTTGCTGGAGTTGTTGCTTTTTTATGGAAATCGGTCATATGTTTTTCGAAGTCCATCTTCATCTGCTCGATTTTAGCAGATAAGTCGTTAATCTGCGTCTCCAATGCTTTTATCTGTTCGCTTTGTTTGTCGAGTTGCGTTTTCAATTCGGTTGGTTGCTGACAGCCGATGATGAAAACGAATGCGACAAAAACTAATGCGGTAATTAGTTTTTTCATAAATACTCCTTTCTGTATATATTAATCGCAATGGCGCATATTTAGATTACCATTGCTATTTATTGTTATTTTATATAATTTAAGGCTAATTGTCAAGTCTTTTTTTACCCGATAAGGTCTTATCGGCATTTTGGTCATATTTGAACCCATTTTAAGAATTTTGTATGCAAAAATTGAACGACCAATCGTATATTTAGTGTTAGGAAAAACTAATAGCGCCAATATTAATACTAACCAAATTATGATTACTCCTTGAACAAACCCGAAGACTCCTCCTAAAATTTTATCGAGCCAACCCAACATTATCAATTGGACGACCTTCTTCAATAATAAACCCAATAAATATATCAGAATAAAAACAATTATAAAAATAATGATAAAACATATTATTTTATTAACTGTTGTTAGTTGTGAAGTTTTGAACAATATTTTTTCTAATGTTGGGTATTGTTTGCTAGCAATATAAAACCCTAACATTAGACCTGCAGTTATTGATAATTGTTTAACAAATCCTTTAATAATACCATTTACAATACAACCTATTATCACTAAAACAATAAGGGCATCAATTATCATCTCTATCCTTATTCACGCAAAAATATTGTTAGCAAATCGAATTCTGTCATAACTGAATAGACTTCAAAAACTTTACTGCAATCATTGCTATCTTAACATATAATTTAATAAAGTCAATAATAAAATTCATTAAGTATTTTTGAGAACATTTAAGTATGATTTTTATACTCAGATATAACTTTTATGATTTTAACCCAGATATACCTTAAAATCGCTCCAAAAAGTTATACATATAATTATACAAAATTTTTAACTGAAATTTGATATAACATTTTAAATTTCATACTGTTCTTTCGAAATTCCTACTATTAGATGGTATGACTCCCACCACGGTGTAGCAAGTTTCGAATTGGGCGTTAAGGAGATTCCGAAACCAAACATAGTAACACCTCCAGTACCTTATTCAGTGGTATATTTTGACGAACAAAATTAATCTTATTTTATAACGACCATTTTAATTAAAGATAGGGATAGTCTCTTATGGTCTATTAGGGATTGCGGTTTAATGAACAAATACATCCATAATTAAGTAAGTTATTTTTGAGGCAACCAATTTTATTAGCATCAATGATTGTCTCCTTAAACTTTTTAATAATAGTGAATTCCACAAAGGGTAATGACTCGGTCTAAAACTATTGAATTGCTTTTTAAGAAACATTCATATGGAATATCTATTTCACTAAATCCGGATACCATCTTTCTGTAATAGATACTTTTTGTTGACTTTATTATTTTTTGATTTATAATTATTCTTTGTGCAAAAGACATTATTGTTGATTAAACCCGATGCAGTAAAGAATAAACACATCGGCGAAATAATTACTGAAGTCGAAAAAGAATTTGAGATTTTAGATATAAAATATACGCGTTTAACAAAATCTCAAGCCAAAAAGTTCTATGCAATCCACAAGAATAAAGATTTTTTTAAGGGGCTGATAGAGTTTATTACTTCTGGACCAATAGTTGCACTCCTTTTACAAGGACCTAATATTCAAAAAAGAATCCGAGAATTCATTGGTGATACTGACCCGAAAAAAGCAAAAAGAGGAACTATCAGAAATAGATTCGGCACATCAATTCAACAGAATGCAGTGCATGCTTCAAACCCTTTAGAAAATCCAGAAAAAGAAATAAAATTCTTTTTCCCAAAAGTTAAATAATGAAACCATA encodes the following:
- a CDS encoding FAD-binding oxidoreductase, yielding MRKTADAIIIGAGIIGAATGYYLAKKKIKVLVIEKNYPCAGSTGRCIGGIRQQYTHPLSILVMKQSVKIFSNLKEELGKDVEWYQGGYLFLAHSEEKKQTYLKAIEIQKQFGLPVRFVSVDDCAQIVKGLNTQDLLGGAYCPTDGQANPFATTYGYLEAIKKQKGRILTNTRVIKINTSQNKVLSVVTEKNEEYFAPIIVNAAGPWAKDVAKMVGLDVPIVPERHESLVTEATERLFDPMLVDYRPDGCYFIQNYGTGHFIGCYTPIPNVPGYDINASSEFITEMPRRMARLVPKLKGIKIIRQWAGSYEMTPDGNPIVDRTPIEGFYISAGMCGHGFMFGPALGKFLAELITKGKSPIPLDDFALRRQFTKTEAMK
- a CDS encoding (2Fe-2S)-binding protein — encoded protein: MKKTIVICRCEEVTEKEIIAVIKKGYTSLEEIKRILRCGMGHCQGKGCLMLIARILSQMTGQSIEKIKFPTSRPPLKPIPIEVLAKYSTETSRG
- the sppA gene encoding signal peptide peptidase SppA, with protein sequence MSIFLCIFLISSSPLSVATTDDALAILANPAGLGVNRDFNFYYLYNFTDRNLWDNQSFILQTSNLGISYIDNKDFRISSGNKFSDGIFGGLTYRKIKNFSFWDAGIIIRPHKFISIGAVIQSIGKTVPNQYVVGIGVRPFSNRYTITCDAYSDNWYRPTLGIEAEPISGIEIKGKINTYGEFSVKAGISFGKFGLGSIVNSPTKKWLPIWSGYLRLNSQDRRRLIPSSKCFLEMKLSGRITDQKPGFSLLGNPVKHTTYEILNTIKKARDDKDVIGIVLKLDGPDMSFAIAQEIKLALDDFKKSNKKIIVYAPSMGIKDYYLVCGADEIITHPLGEVVIPGIFSRPMLLKGTLDKVGVEVDYERIGKYKSAPETFTSDSLSAVTREVINSILDDYYQNLIKTIANERKFSEQEIENKINQGFFSSKEAKENKLIDHYCYEDELDSILKNKFKNFKKISASKYNKERKYIYDWYELPKIALVYAVGDIMTGESSTDPLTGSVTCGANTIVKAIRDARKDKNVKAIVLRVDSPGGDGFASDLIWRELSLAKEKKPVVVSMGPVSASGGYYISMAGDKIFASPATITGSIGVFSLKFVTQGLYTKLGVKTETIKRGEHADMFSPDRKFTEQEKDILKRQIQDFYAQFINKVAQHRNLTPEFVDSVGQGRVWTGNQARQCKLVDSLGGLLNALDFAKEKAKVNEVKIEFFPKRQKNLLDWAIRLVRLAINQ
- a CDS encoding 4Fe-4S binding protein produces the protein MAYQKTGVLTEKDLKQKYLLPSNERFDKGPVVIVECVEKIPCNPCVDACPKKVISIKGSINEIPKVNFDSCNGCGLCIARCPGLAIFVVHKNYNQKESAISLPYEFLPRPQKGQIVNALDRKGKVVCLGRVEKVIDTKAVDRCAIVTIAVPKKFYNKVRFFKMK
- a CDS encoding TrpB-like pyridoxal phosphate-dependent enzyme, which gives rise to MRAVNLSFNDIPKQWYNILADIGPDFPPPKDPPTGESRLANLPKILLAECLKQEMSTERWIDIPEELQQLYLQAARPRPLFRAYNLEKKLDTPARLYYKGEFFSPTGSHKVNTALAQCYYAKKEGYKRVTTETGAGQWGTALAYAAALNGLKCTIYWVRAVHNWKLDRKNFMQLLGAEVYASPSPKTKFGRSLYQKNKNHPGSLGIAITEGVEDAKNDPEAIYCLGSVLNHVLLHQTIIGLETQKQFEIFGDYPDIMISCLGGGSNFGGFVLPFVGDVLTKGKKIKFIAAQSQSAPNLQGEYKYDFADYGELTPLLKMYTLGHKIKMKPIKGDGLRYHGCSPIISYLRHKGLIDTVAYPSDEKYVFQQARIFIETEGYLPAPESAYSICCAIDQALEAKKRGEKKVIAFNVSGHGFMDIPGYREVIKLK
- a CDS encoding fibronectin type III domain-containing protein, whose translation is MTRKFIAVFWVIFILFLFFVNCEKVTAPSAPTNLKLVGTDNGLKVKLTWDAPTEATDGYYVYFKAAGSDTWQRIKLTGSTTTSYIHDPNKKTGDYKVTAYKGDEESDPTAIKTTIPKETPNITLNELNAAGNSGLGFTVTDGSAFTYSMTATDAASKVDF
- a CDS encoding CvpA family protein produces the protein MIIDALIVLVIIGCIVNGIIKGFVKQLSITAGLMLGFYIASKQYPTLEKILFKTSQLTTVNKIICFIIIFIIVFILIYLLGLLLKKVVQLIMLGWLDKILGGVFGFVQGVIIIWLVLILALLVFPNTKYTIGRSIFAYKILKMGSNMTKMPIRPYRVKKDLTISLKLYKITINSNGNLNMRHCD
- the ndk gene encoding nucleoside-diphosphate kinase, whose protein sequence is MQKTLLLIKPDAVKNKHIGEIITEVEKEFEILDIKYTRLTKSQAKKFYAIHKNKDFFKGLIEFITSGPIVALLLQGPNIQKRIREFIGDTDPKKAKRGTIRNRFGTSIQQNAVHASNPLENPEKEIKFFFPKVK